The genomic window TGCAACTCTCGGAGATGGAACCGTCCTGGATCCGGAGACCGCCCGATTGATCGCAGGCGACGCTCGGTGGCAGATCCTGCTTACCGAATTCCTTGACGCCGCGAAAGCGCAGGTCGGCGGGCAGGACGCGAGTCGCCAGCCAGAACCTTCGGCTGAAACAGCTGCTAGCTGCGATCGCAGCGGTAACGACGAAACCGGTGGCGGTTGCGGTGGTGATTCGGGAACCCCAGGCAACACCGGACCCGAGCCGGGGCCTTTTGGAGACGACGGGCCACAGCCTCGGCCTCCCGGGGATACGGGTCCGAACTCGGGATCCCCCGGCGGGCCGCGGGCATTCCGGATCATCGCGCGCGGTCGAACCCGTGCTGCCGCACCGCTTCCTACCCCGGGCGGGCGCCAGAGCACGGATCCGAACGGTGTCTCCCCCTCCGCCGGCGCCACCCCTTCGGCCGGCGCCTCCCCTCCGCCTCGTCACTGCGAGGTCAGGCCGTGGCGGCAGCATCGCAGGCCGAGAGGTTCAGCTGTCGGCGGCAATTGCGGCTTTCCTGGCCGCAGCGGCCGAAGATCCGTCGTTGACTCAGGGCATCTACCCCGACGGCCACGGCGGATTCGCCGAACCACCGGCGGGAGCGTTGACGTACAGACCCTCGGCCGAACTGGTTGCGCTCACCCGTGCGACGCACTGCACCTGCACTTTTCCCAATTGCAGTGTGCCCGCAACGCGGTGCGAGATCGACCACATCGTCCCGTTCGACCACGACGATCCTTTGGCCGGCGGATGGACGATCGCGTCGAACTTGCAACCTTTGTGCAATTTTCACCATCAGTCGAAAACCATGAAGCTGTGGGCGGCTGCGAAATTGGGCGGAGACGGCGTCTTCTGGACGTCGTGTGCCGGCTTGCGCCGAGTCACCCCATCGACCTACGGCACCGTGATGATTGCAGACAGTTTCGTACACAGCGGAAAGCCCCGACCCAACCCTGGTTCACCCGTGGACCCGGGCTGTGCGTACACCTTCACGGACATGGACGTTGCGACCGACGACTCACCAACCGAAGCCGCAGAACCCATCGCCAATGGACCGTCCGACGAACTGTACGAACCAACGTGGTGGGAGACCAACATTGGCGAGCACAGCGAGTGGTACGACCTGATCAACACCGACCGAGCAGCTTTCGTACCGTCACTCGGCGACATCGCCCGACTGAAGGATCCGCAGGAACGAGAAGATGCAATCTTTCTCCGGGAGCGGTTTCTCGAGCACCGAGCAGTCGTAACCGCGAGAGAACGCTATCGCCCGCCGCCGTTCTGACTTACGGTCCCGCTGTTTCACCGTCCGTTGGTTTCACCGTCCGTTGGTGTCACCGTGCGCCGGCGTACCTGAACCCAGGCCACCACCGCGCACAGCGCGATTGTCGCAATGCCCGCCACATCGGCGATGACCAGCTCTTCGTGCGACGGTCCGATCGCGGTCCAGCCGTCGAGATTCCCGTTCGCCGTCCAGCCGACATCGGCTGTGAAGGGCAAGACGAGAAGGAGAGGGGCTAGAAGCGCAGGCGCAGCAACTGCACCGGTGGTCGGCACGCTGGAGGCGAGCGCGAACGCCGCGACGGCAGGAAACATCAAGGCGGCCAGCGATCCGTCGACAGTTCCCACTGCAGCCACGCCGGCGAGAAGGCCGATACCGACCACCGGTGCCGGCCACCTCCGACCGACCACTGCGCCGATGACTGCCGTGACCACACCGACAAAGGTCCACCGTCCGTCGGTGACGAATGTGGGTTGTGCGTCGACGGCAGCCACCGCAAGGGCGGTTACGGCGATCAGGCCTGCAGTCCGAGATCCCCGCGACAACCACAGGGAGCCCAGGAGAACGGCCACCGTCACGACCGCCCAAGCGACGGAGGCCGGCCACACTGATCCCGGATCGGACTCGCCGGAGGCTGCACGTATGTACAGCCAGTAGACCGCCAGAGCTCCAACGGGCAGACCGAGCCCGAACGTGAGGTCTCTGCGATCGAGGACGTCCGCTCGTATGTCCGAGAAGAACAGGAAGAGCGTCAGGCATCCCGTACCGGCCAGCAACAGCCAACCGGTCGTAGATCCGAGATCGTCGCCTACTGCCGAGTAATCGGCGTACCGCCGAGGAATCGTGCTGACCATGTCGATCGACCCGAGCAGGACACCGACTGCGAGCGCACTCTGCAACCACGCGAGTGGCCCTGTGCGGCACAGAACAAGGAGCCCGCCGAGAACCAGCCCGGCTCCCAGTCCGTTGAAGTACAGACCGAGGATCGCGGGGGCGAGCATCGGAATCGAGATCAGTAGAACCCCGATTACCACCAAGCCGACAGCAAGTCCTGCGCGAGCAACGAAACAGGCCGTAAGAACGGCAACGACCCCTGCCAAAGCAACGGCAGTGACGTCGCTGAACAGCAGTGAGTCGAGACGATCGCCGCCCGCGACGTAAGCGAAGTTTCCGGATCTCGGTTCGAACAGAGTCAGCCCAACAAGAACGCCACCGATGGGCACAGCCAAGTGACCGAACCTGAAATTCATCTCATCATTAGACGCTCGATGATTCGAAACCTTCTCAGCGGTCTGTTGGACCGTCATCATCGACTCATGGCACCATCGACAGAAGCGTGGCAGTGGCAGCTCGACGCGGTATGCCGAGGCAAGAGCTCCGACGTGTTCTTCTCTCCGTCGGGCGAAGGCAGGACCGCGCGACGTCAGCGCGAAGACGAAGCAAAGGTTCTGTGCGAACAATGCCCCGTCATCTCGCAGTGCCGACAGTTTGCGCTCGCGACGAACGAACCGTTCGGAGTGTGGGG from Rhodococcus sp. P1Y includes these protein-coding regions:
- a CDS encoding WhiB family transcriptional regulator — protein: MAPSTEAWQWQLDAVCRGKSSDVFFSPSGEGRTARRQREDEAKVLCEQCPVISQCRQFALATNEPFGVWGGMTARERSLRRTALKRAS
- a CDS encoding HNH endonuclease signature motif containing protein; this encodes MSPPPPAPPLRPAPPLRLVTARSGRGGSIAGREVQLSAAIAAFLAAAAEDPSLTQGIYPDGHGGFAEPPAGALTYRPSAELVALTRATHCTCTFPNCSVPATRCEIDHIVPFDHDDPLAGGWTIASNLQPLCNFHHQSKTMKLWAAAKLGGDGVFWTSCAGLRRVTPSTYGTVMIADSFVHSGKPRPNPGSPVDPGCAYTFTDMDVATDDSPTEAAEPIANGPSDELYEPTWWETNIGEHSEWYDLINTDRAAFVPSLGDIARLKDPQEREDAIFLRERFLEHRAVVTARERYRPPPF